One Chordicoccus furentiruminis DNA window includes the following coding sequences:
- a CDS encoding TPM domain-containing protein, translating into MRYRNRLLGILVLAVLLIVSPLRAAASADGDGFASSEAETADGSSDSVWEENNDGDDTYISNDGTVFRIPRAEDSSKHVYDFSGTFTVEQEKTLEAELEKISSRIRGDAVLLVTDGVPTDASYSTETSMRYCRQFYIDNQFGEDGLIFLIDLNNRVLWLAGHGRFATDRYSKMGDRIRDDALKAARDGDYYQVARIAADRLDRIGNVPRALVPTGSSVLISAAAAVLAVLGFVLRHSRTQPSKANTPKVPVEHYRTLDHDETYLGTTVVRRRVHTDSSGGGGGEGFGGTSSGGFSDSGGNFSGGGGHF; encoded by the coding sequence ATGAGGTATCGAAACAGACTTCTGGGTATTCTGGTCCTTGCCGTGCTTCTGATCGTCTCTCCCCTGCGTGCGGCGGCTTCAGCGGACGGGGATGGCTTCGCTTCGTCGGAGGCGGAGACTGCCGACGGCTCCTCCGACAGCGTCTGGGAGGAGAACAACGACGGGGACGACACCTATATTTCCAACGACGGAACCGTGTTCAGGATCCCGAGAGCGGAGGATTCATCGAAGCATGTCTATGACTTTTCCGGCACGTTCACGGTCGAGCAGGAGAAGACGCTTGAGGCTGAGCTTGAAAAAATCAGCAGCCGTATCCGGGGCGATGCCGTGCTGCTCGTGACCGACGGGGTTCCGACGGACGCGTCCTACAGCACGGAGACGTCGATGCGCTACTGCCGGCAGTTTTACATCGACAATCAGTTCGGCGAGGACGGTCTGATCTTTCTGATCGACCTCAACAACCGGGTTCTCTGGCTCGCCGGGCACGGCCGGTTCGCAACGGACCGCTATTCGAAGATGGGCGACCGGATCCGCGATGACGCGCTGAAGGCGGCGCGGGACGGAGACTATTACCAGGTTGCCCGGATCGCGGCCGACCGGCTGGACCGGATCGGAAACGTGCCGCGGGCACTCGTCCCGACAGGATCCTCTGTTCTGATCAGCGCGGCCGCGGCGGTGCTCGCGGTGCTCGGATTTGTACTGCGCCATTCAAGGACGCAGCCGTCGAAGGCGAACACGCCGAAGGTGCCGGTGGAGCATTACCGGACGCTGGATCACGACGAGACGTATCTCGGAACAACTGTGGTCAGGCGGCGTGTCCATACGGACAGCAGCGGCGGAGGCGGAGGAGAGGGCTTCGGAGGCACGTCTTCCGGAGGCTTTTCGGACAGCGGCGGAAACTTCAGCGGCGGGGGAGGCCACTTCTGA
- a CDS encoding SPFH domain-containing protein, protein MGLIRLAADALGSLNSAVSTTGAGMWTDYFESGDLSGGVLMKRGEKITGKGSASRRGDANIITSGSGIDVQPNQCMVLVENGRIVDFCAEPGRYTFDASQAPSMMTGNNKGLKALLDSVGKQFLAGGTRTSTQRVFYINLGEIQGFKWGSGNIVFDHWESDLQTGSPVWHIAATLMGNGMYSIHITDPARFFQVLGSQKAGADGDGLLTKEDIEPQIKTEAIAAIRQGVGQLSKLHIPYTDIASHEAQLTEDVNRLLDQTWNAARGISIFQIAIGMMDADPNSKAKIERYQETRGYTDPSMLGAYMGMGQTEAMQSAASNAAGAMTGFAGIGMMGGAGASGVQDLMRQGEQQRKAVEEAQAVRADSAGWTCPNCGTPNSGKFCTNCGQPKPARTGGFCPNCGTKYDPAQAPKFCPNCGHPIR, encoded by the coding sequence ATGGGACTGATACGACTGGCAGCAGACGCGCTCGGCTCGCTTAACAGCGCGGTCAGCACGACCGGCGCGGGGATGTGGACTGACTACTTCGAGAGCGGCGATCTCTCGGGCGGCGTGCTGATGAAGCGCGGCGAGAAAATCACAGGAAAAGGATCGGCCAGCAGACGCGGAGACGCGAACATCATCACGTCCGGATCGGGCATTGACGTTCAGCCGAATCAGTGCATGGTTCTGGTTGAAAACGGACGGATCGTCGATTTCTGCGCTGAGCCGGGACGGTACACCTTTGACGCCTCCCAGGCACCGTCCATGATGACCGGAAACAACAAGGGGCTGAAGGCGCTCCTCGATTCGGTGGGAAAGCAGTTTCTCGCCGGAGGAACCCGTACCAGCACGCAGCGAGTTTTCTACATCAACCTCGGGGAGATTCAGGGCTTCAAGTGGGGATCGGGCAATATTGTCTTCGATCACTGGGAGTCGGATCTTCAGACAGGCAGTCCGGTCTGGCATATCGCCGCGACGCTGATGGGCAACGGCATGTATTCGATCCATATTACGGATCCCGCCCGTTTCTTCCAGGTTTTGGGATCCCAGAAGGCGGGCGCCGACGGGGACGGACTGCTGACGAAGGAGGATATCGAACCGCAGATCAAGACGGAGGCAATCGCGGCGATCCGCCAGGGCGTGGGACAGCTCTCCAAGCTTCATATTCCCTATACGGATATCGCCTCCCATGAGGCGCAGCTGACGGAAGATGTGAACCGTCTTCTTGATCAGACCTGGAACGCGGCCCGCGGCATCTCCATCTTCCAGATCGCCATCGGCATGATGGACGCGGATCCCAATTCAAAGGCAAAAATCGAAAGGTATCAGGAAACCAGAGGCTATACCGATCCCTCCATGCTGGGCGCGTATATGGGAATGGGTCAGACAGAAGCGATGCAGTCCGCCGCTTCAAATGCCGCCGGAGCCATGACCGGCTTCGCGGGGATCGGCATGATGGGAGGAGCGGGAGCCTCCGGCGTACAGGACCTGATGAGACAGGGCGAGCAGCAGCGGAAAGCCGTGGAGGAGGCGCAGGCGGTCCGGGCCGATTCGGCCGGTTGGACATGCCCGAACTGCGGCACGCCGAACAGCGGAAAGTTCTGCACGAACTGCGGGCAGCCGAAGCCAGCCCGGACGGGCGGATTCTGTCCGAATTGCGGGACGAAGTATGATCCGGCACAGGCGCCGAAGTTCTGCCCGAACTGCGGACATCCGATCCGTTAA
- a CDS encoding 6-phosphofructokinase produces MLHAEKRNVIVGQSGGPTAAINSSLAGVYRTARDRGYKKVYGMLNGIQGLMEERYVDLSEHITNGLDAELLKRTPASYLGSCRYKLPEIHEDQALYEKIFGILHDLEIDCFIYIGGNDSMDTIKKLSDYAIITGSEIRFVGCPKTIDNDLALTDHTPGYGSAAKYIGTSVKEIIRDGWSMRNKNGQVIVVEIMGRNAGWLTGASALSKGEDCDGPDAIYLPELPFDVDRFVEKCANLLKKKNSVVICVSEGIRTADGKYVMELGESTEYTDAFGHKQLTGTARVLCEILAQRIGCKTRAIELSTLQRSASHCSSRVDILEAYEVGGAAMKAADEGDSGKMVVMKRLSDDPYQMGTEVKDVHKIANDERLVPREWVNEEGTYVTNEFITYVRPLIQGDVAPIMVDGIPRHLYKPGYQELL; encoded by the coding sequence ATGCTTCATGCAGAGAAAAGAAATGTGATTGTAGGCCAGTCCGGCGGACCGACGGCTGCCATCAATTCATCCCTCGCGGGCGTCTACAGAACCGCCAGAGACCGCGGCTACAAGAAGGTCTACGGCATGCTCAACGGGATTCAGGGACTGATGGAGGAACGCTATGTGGATCTGTCTGAGCATATCACCAACGGACTGGACGCGGAGCTCCTGAAACGCACCCCCGCATCCTACCTCGGTTCCTGCCGCTACAAGCTGCCGGAGATCCACGAGGATCAGGCGCTCTACGAGAAAATTTTCGGGATCCTTCACGATCTTGAGATTGACTGTTTCATCTACATCGGCGGAAACGACTCCATGGATACGATCAAGAAGCTTTCCGACTACGCGATCATCACCGGTTCGGAGATCCGCTTTGTCGGCTGCCCCAAGACGATCGACAACGATCTGGCGCTGACGGATCATACACCGGGCTACGGATCGGCTGCAAAGTACATCGGTACATCTGTCAAGGAGATTATTCGTGACGGCTGGTCGATGCGGAACAAGAACGGACAGGTCATTGTAGTGGAGATCATGGGACGGAACGCCGGTTGGCTTACCGGCGCCTCGGCTCTTTCCAAAGGTGAGGACTGTGACGGACCGGATGCGATCTATCTTCCGGAGCTTCCGTTTGACGTAGACCGTTTTGTCGAGAAATGCGCCAATCTGCTGAAGAAGAAAAACTCCGTCGTGATCTGCGTGTCGGAAGGAATTCGCACAGCGGACGGTAAATATGTGATGGAGCTCGGCGAGTCGACCGAGTACACGGACGCCTTCGGGCACAAGCAGCTGACCGGTACGGCGCGTGTGCTCTGCGAGATTCTCGCGCAGCGCATCGGCTGCAAGACAAGAGCCATCGAACTTTCCACTCTGCAGCGTTCGGCCAGCCACTGCTCGTCCAGGGTGGACATTCTGGAAGCCTATGAGGTCGGCGGCGCCGCGATGAAGGCGGCGGACGAAGGCGACAGCGGGAAGATGGTCGTCATGAAGCGTCTGTCTGACGACCCGTACCAGATGGGAACCGAAGTGAAGGACGTTCATAAGATCGCCAACGATGAACGGCTTGTTCCAAGAGAGTGGGTGAACGAGGAGGGTACTTACGTCACAAATGAGTTCATCACCTACGTCCGGCCTCTGATTCAGGGCGACGTGGCGCCGATTATGGTGGACGGGATTCCGAGACATCTGTATAAGCCGGGCTATCAGGAACTGCTGTGA